A genome region from Sphingomonas anseongensis includes the following:
- the rimO gene encoding 30S ribosomal protein S12 methylthiotransferase RimO: protein MKTTTLPKPPRVGLVSLGCPKALVDSERIMTKLRSDGYDMSPDYAGADVVLVNTCGFLDSAKAESLEAIGEAIAENGRVVVTGCMGKEADVIRARFPGVLAVTGPQQYEEVVAAVHDAAPPVASPFTDLVPEAGLKLTPRHYSYLKISEGCNHRCAFCIIPQLRGDLASRRPDAILREAEKLVQAGTKELLVISQDTSAYGVDLKHATWSWHGRDVRAHMTDLVRELGSLGAWVRLHYVYPYPHVDSVIPLMAEGLLLPYLDIPFQHASPKVLKAMKRPANEAKVLQRLKDWRALVPDIAVRSSFVVGFPGETEEDFTYLLRWLEEAQLDRVGAFKFEPVHGAAATDMPDQVPDEVKQERYGRVMELSARISADKLAAKVGRTIDVLIDAVDGDTGGATGRSKADAPEIDGEVHLRDAGHLNAGDILSVKVEDADEHDLFGVPLQS from the coding sequence ATGAAGACGACAACTCTCCCGAAGCCCCCGCGCGTGGGCCTGGTCTCGCTCGGCTGTCCCAAGGCATTGGTCGACAGCGAGCGGATCATGACCAAGCTGCGCTCCGACGGCTACGACATGTCCCCCGATTATGCGGGCGCGGACGTGGTGCTGGTCAACACCTGCGGCTTCCTCGACAGCGCCAAGGCCGAAAGCCTGGAAGCCATCGGCGAAGCGATTGCCGAGAACGGCCGGGTCGTCGTCACCGGCTGCATGGGCAAGGAAGCCGATGTCATCCGCGCGCGCTTCCCGGGGGTGCTCGCGGTCACCGGCCCGCAGCAATATGAAGAGGTCGTCGCCGCGGTCCACGACGCCGCACCGCCGGTTGCTTCGCCGTTCACGGATCTCGTCCCGGAGGCGGGGTTGAAGCTCACCCCACGCCACTACAGCTATCTGAAGATTTCCGAGGGCTGCAACCACCGCTGCGCCTTCTGCATCATCCCGCAGCTTCGCGGCGACCTTGCCAGCCGCCGCCCCGACGCGATCCTGCGCGAGGCCGAAAAGCTGGTCCAGGCGGGCACCAAGGAGCTCCTGGTGATCAGCCAGGACACGTCGGCCTACGGCGTGGACCTGAAGCACGCCACGTGGAGCTGGCACGGGCGCGACGTACGCGCCCACATGACCGACCTGGTGCGCGAGCTCGGCTCGCTCGGCGCATGGGTGCGCCTCCATTATGTCTACCCCTATCCGCACGTGGACAGCGTCATCCCGCTGATGGCGGAAGGCCTGCTTCTCCCGTATCTCGACATCCCGTTCCAGCACGCGAGCCCCAAGGTGCTCAAGGCGATGAAGCGGCCGGCCAACGAGGCCAAGGTCCTCCAGCGGCTGAAGGACTGGCGTGCGCTGGTTCCGGACATCGCCGTCCGCTCCTCCTTCGTTGTCGGCTTCCCCGGCGAAACCGAGGAGGATTTCACCTATTTGCTCCGCTGGCTCGAGGAAGCGCAGCTCGACCGCGTCGGAGCGTTCAAGTTCGAGCCGGTGCACGGTGCCGCGGCGACCGACATGCCCGACCAGGTGCCGGACGAGGTCAAGCAGGAGCGCTACGGGCGCGTGATGGAGCTTTCGGCGCGGATCTCGGCCGACAAGCTAGCCGCTAAAGTCGGCAGGACGATCGACGTCCTTATCGACGCAGTCGACGGCGACACCGGCGGAGCGACCGGCCGTTCGAAGGCCGACGCTCCCGAAATCGACGGCGAAGTCCATCTTCGTGACGCGGGCCACCTCAATGCCGGCGATATCTTGTCGGTCAAGGTCGAGGATGCCGACGAGCACGACCTTTTCGGAGTGCCGCTCCAGTCCTAA
- a CDS encoding sensor histidine kinase, with amino-acid sequence MPGPIEVWQHLLDGLTEQIALLDEDCNILLVNRSWARTAELYGHFSLIPGTSYLEFCRAIAAKGLQVAREVVAGLEEIADGKRTSFEIIYQASDPERAGNDHRLCVNRFEADGRIFISITRYDITRLVELRRLREQFSNSVIKGQDEERRRLGREIHDSTMQLLASLGMMIGQLRRTCRTGECQPVLDDMEQLLGEAQQEIRSISYLAHPPLLDKMSLTEALRSLVEGVSRRTGLDVSYECVGEPRFRSPAAEGAIYRVVQEALSNVHRHSKARHATVRLSEGKGMAHVVIADDGVGMPHDVHAGVGLAGMRSRLSELDGRLFIRHRSPGTAAIASLPLERRSVPPPRRQRT; translated from the coding sequence GTGCCGGGCCCGATCGAAGTCTGGCAACACCTTCTGGACGGCCTCACCGAGCAGATCGCGCTTCTCGATGAGGATTGTAACATCCTTCTCGTCAATCGTTCCTGGGCCCGCACCGCGGAGCTTTACGGCCACTTCTCCCTCATTCCCGGAACCAGCTATCTCGAATTTTGCCGGGCGATTGCTGCCAAAGGACTGCAGGTGGCGCGCGAAGTGGTCGCCGGGCTCGAGGAAATTGCCGACGGCAAGCGCACCTCCTTCGAAATCATCTATCAGGCCAGCGATCCCGAAAGGGCCGGCAACGACCACCGGCTCTGCGTCAACAGGTTCGAGGCGGATGGGCGCATCTTCATTTCCATTACTCGCTACGACATCACCCGCCTGGTGGAGCTTCGCAGGCTGCGCGAGCAATTCAGCAATTCCGTCATCAAGGGCCAGGATGAGGAGAGGCGGCGGCTGGGCCGCGAAATCCATGACTCGACGATGCAGCTGCTGGCCAGCCTCGGCATGATGATCGGCCAGCTGAGGCGGACCTGCCGAACCGGCGAATGCCAGCCTGTCCTCGACGACATGGAGCAACTGCTCGGCGAAGCGCAGCAGGAGATCAGGTCGATTTCCTACCTCGCCCATCCGCCGCTGCTGGACAAAATGAGCCTTACGGAGGCCTTGCGCTCCCTGGTCGAAGGGGTCAGCCGGCGGACCGGCCTCGATGTCAGCTATGAGTGCGTCGGTGAGCCCCGGTTCCGCTCGCCGGCCGCCGAAGGCGCTATTTACCGGGTGGTCCAGGAAGCGCTGTCCAACGTCCATCGCCATTCGAAGGCTCGGCACGCCACTGTCCGCCTGAGCGAAGGCAAGGGCATGGCGCACGTCGTCATCGCCGACGACGGGGTCGGGATGCCGCACGACGTCCATGCGGGCGTTGGCCTGGCGGGAATGCGCTCGCGGCTTTCGGAGCTCGACGGGCGCCTGTTCATTCGCCACCGCTCGCCAGGCACGGCGGCCATCGCCAGCCTTCCGCTGGAAAGGAGATCTGTGCCGCCGCCCCGGCGACAGCGGACGTAA
- a CDS encoding YeeE/YedE family protein: MRPLLPGLVVGLLFGGGLALSDMINPSRVLGFLDVAGNWDPTLAYVMAAALVPSALGYWASRRMQRPLLGSDFRIPQNRAVEPKLLAGAAIFGIGWGLVGFCPGPAIASLGFGMLEPWLFVMAMLAGMLLHRFYQDSTVRRRRSAGS; encoded by the coding sequence GTGAGGCCGCTGCTCCCCGGCCTCGTCGTCGGGCTGCTTTTCGGTGGCGGACTCGCGCTTTCGGACATGATTAACCCGTCGCGGGTGCTTGGCTTCCTGGACGTAGCGGGGAACTGGGATCCGACGCTCGCCTATGTGATGGCGGCCGCACTGGTGCCGTCAGCGCTTGGCTATTGGGCGAGCAGGCGAATGCAGCGTCCATTGCTCGGCAGCGACTTTCGGATCCCGCAGAACCGTGCCGTCGAGCCGAAGCTTCTCGCCGGGGCCGCGATCTTCGGCATTGGTTGGGGTCTCGTCGGCTTTTGCCCGGGCCCGGCTATCGCCTCGCTCGGCTTCGGCATGCTGGAGCCCTGGCTTTTCGTAATGGCGATGCTGGCGGGAATGCTTCTCCACCGTTTCTACCAGGATTCGACCGTTCGACGTCGGCGCTCCGCGGGGTCATGA
- a CDS encoding YeeE/YedE family protein, whose product MLEPLSPLSAIAGGLLIGTAAALFLLLSGRIAGVSGLAATVARIADEGPPWLQAASFVIALPLGALIVSATLRTPNIQVTSSVPLLIAAGLLVGFGTRLGSGCTSGHGVCGMARLSPRSIAATATFMLLGIATVFVVRHLLGGFK is encoded by the coding sequence ATGCTGGAGCCGCTTTCACCGCTGAGCGCGATTGCCGGAGGGCTGCTGATAGGGACGGCCGCTGCGCTGTTCCTCCTCCTGTCCGGTCGAATAGCCGGCGTAAGCGGGCTTGCCGCGACGGTTGCGCGGATTGCCGACGAAGGACCGCCCTGGCTGCAGGCCGCGAGTTTCGTCATTGCATTGCCGCTGGGTGCTTTGATCGTGTCGGCAACGCTCCGTACGCCGAACATACAGGTGACGTCGTCGGTGCCGCTTCTGATCGCCGCCGGGCTGCTCGTCGGCTTTGGCACTCGCCTCGGAAGCGGCTGCACCAGCGGTCACGGAGTGTGCGGAATGGCGCGCCTGTCGCCCCGCTCGATTGCGGCCACCGCGACCTTCATGCTCCTCGGCATCGCCACGGTCTTTGTCGTCCGGCATCTGCTTGGAGGCTTCAAGTGA
- a CDS encoding sulfite exporter TauE/SafE family protein: MILQPLQYLLGVGSGAMVGFVLGLVGGGGSILAVPLMVYLVGVRDPHLAIGTSAFAVAANAATGLFNHARAGHVKWRCAGLFALAGIAGAAAGSTFGKAFDGDKLLFLFALVMIAVGILMLRRKGGHGNAEVKLGRENAGKLVAYGLGAGVFSGFFGIGGGFLIVPGLIAATGMTMISAVGSSLLGVTAFGLTTAANYALSGLVDWALALAFIAGGLAGSFLGTRLARHLTRSKDRLTAVFAGLIFAVAAYMLWKSYAAAWG, encoded by the coding sequence ATGATTCTGCAGCCGCTGCAATATCTTCTCGGCGTCGGCTCGGGAGCGATGGTTGGCTTCGTTCTTGGTTTGGTCGGCGGCGGCGGGTCGATCCTTGCCGTTCCGCTGATGGTCTACCTCGTCGGCGTCCGCGATCCCCACCTTGCGATTGGGACCAGCGCGTTTGCGGTCGCCGCCAATGCCGCGACTGGCCTTTTCAACCATGCCCGTGCAGGCCATGTGAAATGGCGCTGCGCCGGGCTTTTCGCCTTGGCCGGAATCGCCGGCGCTGCCGCCGGATCCACTTTCGGCAAGGCCTTCGACGGCGACAAGCTGCTCTTCCTCTTCGCGCTGGTCATGATCGCCGTCGGGATTCTGATGCTTCGCCGAAAAGGTGGGCACGGCAATGCGGAGGTGAAGCTGGGGCGGGAAAATGCCGGAAAGCTGGTCGCCTACGGCCTGGGCGCCGGTGTCTTCTCCGGCTTTTTCGGGATCGGGGGCGGCTTTCTCATCGTGCCCGGCCTCATCGCGGCTACCGGGATGACGATGATCAGCGCCGTCGGATCGTCGCTCCTCGGGGTGACCGCGTTCGGTCTCACGACCGCGGCCAACTACGCTTTATCGGGGCTCGTCGACTGGGCGCTTGCGCTTGCGTTCATCGCCGGCGGGCTCGCCGGAAGCTTCTTGGGCACCCGCCTCGCCCGCCACCTGACGCGAAGCAAGGACAGGCTTACCGCGGTATTTGCCGGGCTGATCTTTGCCGTCGCCGCCTATATGCTGTGGAAGAGCTACGCCGCAGCCTGGGGCTAA
- a CDS encoding potassium channel family protein, with translation MPVEPPAPIRARRLNLDPLHMTLRRQSRLRPAAQFSIRMAIMIGMIVIIVAFHWIERDSLKDQIDGHVSFSDVIYFTMISATTTGYGDIVPVTDRARLFDALVVTPIRVFFLLLLAGTAYTFIIKQTWNRWLMKLIQKNLHDHILIAGFGVSNDKALEELLARGTLPKRIVVIDNDRDALDRAAECGVAVLQGDATRDETLLAAHVDRAAALLISTGRDDSNILVVLTARKLSAKVNISVTISETDNEDLAKQAGADTVINPVSFTGLLLAGSLEGPYRAEYLSDLATSEGKVMLRERIIGDEEAGRAPHEVCGGQIVRLVREGRVHAAGDPAFHSLRSGDRVLEIIDSA, from the coding sequence ATGCCGGTCGAACCGCCAGCTCCTATACGCGCGCGCAGGCTGAACCTGGACCCGCTGCACATGACTTTGCGGCGCCAGTCACGGCTTCGCCCGGCGGCTCAGTTCTCGATCCGGATGGCGATCATGATCGGGATGATCGTGATCATCGTCGCCTTCCACTGGATCGAACGCGACAGCCTGAAAGACCAGATCGACGGTCACGTCAGCTTCAGCGACGTCATTTACTTCACGATGATCAGCGCGACGACGACGGGCTATGGAGACATCGTACCGGTGACCGACCGGGCGCGGCTGTTCGATGCCCTGGTCGTCACACCGATCCGCGTCTTTTTCCTGCTCTTGCTCGCCGGCACCGCCTACACGTTCATCATCAAACAGACCTGGAACAGGTGGCTGATGAAACTCATCCAGAAGAACCTGCACGACCACATCCTGATTGCCGGTTTCGGAGTCAGCAACGACAAGGCGCTCGAGGAGCTGCTTGCTCGCGGGACGCTGCCGAAGCGGATCGTGGTCATCGACAACGACCGTGACGCGCTCGACCGGGCCGCCGAATGCGGAGTTGCCGTGCTCCAGGGGGATGCGACCCGCGACGAAACTTTGCTTGCCGCCCACGTCGACCGGGCGGCGGCACTGCTGATCTCCACAGGGCGCGACGACAGCAACATCCTGGTGGTTCTCACGGCGAGGAAGCTGTCGGCCAAGGTGAACATAAGCGTGACGATCAGCGAGACGGACAACGAGGATCTCGCGAAACAGGCAGGCGCCGACACCGTGATCAACCCGGTCAGCTTTACCGGCCTGTTGCTCGCAGGCTCGCTCGAGGGACCATATCGCGCCGAATATCTAAGCGACCTCGCAACCTCCGAAGGGAAGGTCATGCTGCGCGAGCGAATCATCGGCGATGAGGAGGCGGGCCGCGCACCTCACGAAGTCTGCGGCGGCCAGATCGTGCGGCTGGTCCGTGAGGGGCGGGTCCATGCGGCGGGCGACCCGGCATTCCACTCACTGCGCTCGGGCGACCGGGTTCTCGAAATCATCGATTCCGCCTGA
- a CDS encoding serine hydrolase domain-containing protein produces the protein MFKSALALLAFVAAPAFAQPLTPGDISRIDELVTSTLKETGVPSAEIAIVRDGQIVLNKAYGKASDTLDSRTDLPYQIASNSKQFTAMALLLLEDEGKLDLDDKVAKYFPDISGAEKISIRQLLSHTSGLSDFWPQDYSFEAMSRPTKPQGIVDRWGKQPLDFEPGDQWQYSNTGYVVAGMIAEKVSGEPLVKFLKRKIFVPLHMTSVIDQDDANGPKFPVGYGRYALGPVRAVTPPARGWLYAAGELSMTAEDLARWDIARINRALVPADDWAEQETSVKLNDGSSTGYGLGVSIGQRNGHKAIAHTGEAVGFLSANYVYPDDKAAVVVLTNSWSGAAYTRIARGITNVILPPAPQDAAQAAAATNARTVFDQLRAGKLDRSLLTKNANYYFTPQAIADFQSSLAPLGEPVSFVPSGKPVLRGGFVIQGYTVKYPAKTLDLSTFYEPGTNGRIEQFLISEGE, from the coding sequence ATGTTCAAATCAGCACTCGCACTGCTGGCGTTCGTCGCCGCCCCCGCCTTCGCCCAGCCGCTCACCCCTGGCGATATCTCCAGGATCGACGAGCTGGTCACGTCGACGCTCAAGGAAACAGGAGTTCCGTCCGCCGAGATCGCGATCGTCCGCGACGGCCAGATCGTGCTTAACAAGGCCTATGGCAAAGCCTCGGACACGCTCGATTCCCGCACCGACCTTCCATACCAGATCGCGTCCAACTCGAAGCAGTTCACGGCGATGGCGCTGCTTCTGCTCGAGGACGAGGGCAAGCTCGACCTGGACGACAAGGTCGCAAAATATTTCCCCGACATCAGCGGCGCCGAGAAGATCAGCATTCGCCAGCTGCTTTCGCACACCTCCGGACTCAGCGACTTCTGGCCGCAGGACTACAGCTTCGAAGCCATGTCGCGGCCGACCAAGCCGCAGGGCATCGTCGACCGCTGGGGCAAGCAACCGCTCGACTTCGAGCCCGGCGACCAGTGGCAATATTCGAACACCGGCTATGTCGTCGCCGGGATGATCGCGGAGAAGGTCAGCGGCGAGCCGCTGGTGAAATTCCTCAAGCGGAAGATATTCGTTCCGCTCCACATGACGAGCGTCATCGACCAGGACGACGCCAACGGACCCAAATTCCCGGTCGGCTACGGGCGCTATGCGCTCGGGCCGGTTCGCGCGGTCACCCCTCCGGCGAGGGGCTGGCTCTATGCCGCCGGGGAGCTGTCGATGACCGCGGAGGATCTCGCCAGGTGGGACATCGCGAGGATCAACCGGGCGCTCGTCCCGGCGGACGACTGGGCCGAACAGGAAACTTCGGTGAAGCTCAATGACGGGAGCAGCACCGGCTACGGGCTGGGCGTCTCCATCGGCCAGCGCAACGGCCACAAGGCGATCGCCCACACGGGCGAGGCGGTCGGGTTCCTGTCCGCAAATTATGTTTATCCGGACGACAAGGCGGCCGTGGTGGTCCTCACCAACAGCTGGTCCGGCGCCGCCTACACGCGGATCGCACGCGGAATAACCAACGTCATCCTGCCGCCCGCGCCGCAGGATGCCGCGCAGGCAGCGGCTGCGACGAACGCGCGGACGGTGTTCGACCAATTGCGGGCCGGCAAGCTCGATCGCTCGCTGCTGACGAAGAACGCCAATTACTATTTCACGCCGCAGGCGATCGCCGACTTCCAGTCGAGCCTCGCGCCGTTGGGCGAGCCCGTATCGTTCGTGCCTTCCGGCAAGCCGGTGCTTCGCGGCGGCTTCGTCATCCAGGGTTATACGGTCAAATATCCGGCCAAGACGCTCGACCTCTCGACCTTCTACGAGCCCGGGACGAACGGCCGGATCGAGCAGTTCCTGATCAGCGAGGGCGAATAA
- a CDS encoding UDP-glucose dehydrogenase family protein — MRIAMIGTGYVGLVSGACFADFGHDVVCIDKDGSKIDALKAGRMPIWEPGLEALVKANVERGRLEFTTDLKAGIQGAEAVFIAVGTPARRGDGHADLTFVFAAVREVAQALEAPVVIVTKSTVPVGTGDKIAEILAEEKAPKGTSVASNPEFLREGAAIADFKHPDRIVVGAEDEHARDVLREIYRPLFLNKAPILFTGRRTAELTKYAANAFLAVKISFINEIADLCEAVGADVQEVARGIGLDNRIGPKFLHPGPGYGGSCFPKDTLALLRTAEEAGVLQRIVSTVVDVNDKRKASMAGRVADALGGSVAGKRIGVLGLAFKPNTDDMRDAPSIPLVQALIDQGASVIAYDPAAMEQAERVLPPIEYAARAQQVAEGADALVIVTEWEEFRGLDLDRIAKTMRGRVLVDLRNVYERDEAERAGMTYFAIGRPAGSSAPLRVAAE; from the coding sequence ATGCGTATCGCGATGATCGGAACCGGTTACGTCGGGCTCGTGTCCGGCGCCTGCTTCGCCGATTTCGGTCACGACGTCGTTTGCATCGACAAGGACGGCTCCAAGATTGACGCTCTCAAGGCGGGCAGGATGCCGATCTGGGAGCCGGGACTCGAGGCCTTGGTGAAGGCCAACGTCGAACGGGGTCGGCTGGAATTCACAACCGACCTCAAGGCGGGGATCCAGGGCGCCGAGGCGGTTTTCATCGCCGTCGGGACGCCGGCTCGCCGAGGCGACGGCCACGCCGATCTGACCTTCGTCTTCGCCGCCGTCCGTGAGGTCGCCCAGGCGCTGGAAGCGCCGGTAGTCATCGTCACCAAGTCCACCGTTCCCGTCGGCACCGGCGACAAGATCGCCGAGATCCTTGCCGAGGAGAAGGCGCCGAAGGGGACCAGCGTCGCCTCAAACCCCGAATTCCTGCGTGAAGGCGCCGCGATTGCCGACTTCAAGCACCCTGATCGGATCGTCGTCGGAGCCGAAGACGAGCATGCCCGCGACGTCCTTCGGGAAATCTACCGCCCGCTGTTCCTCAACAAGGCACCGATCCTGTTCACCGGACGGAGGACCGCGGAGCTCACCAAATATGCGGCGAACGCGTTCCTCGCGGTGAAGATCAGCTTCATCAACGAGATCGCCGACCTTTGCGAAGCAGTCGGAGCCGACGTCCAGGAAGTTGCTCGCGGAATCGGGCTCGACAACCGCATCGGCCCCAAGTTCCTGCACCCCGGCCCCGGCTATGGCGGAAGCTGCTTCCCGAAGGACACGCTCGCGCTCCTCAGGACGGCCGAGGAAGCGGGCGTTCTGCAGCGGATCGTCAGCACCGTCGTCGACGTCAACGACAAGCGCAAGGCCAGCATGGCGGGCCGGGTCGCCGATGCGCTCGGCGGAAGCGTGGCTGGCAAGCGCATCGGGGTGCTTGGCCTGGCCTTCAAGCCGAACACGGACGACATGCGCGACGCTCCCTCCATCCCGCTGGTCCAGGCGCTGATCGATCAGGGCGCGAGCGTCATCGCATACGACCCGGCGGCGATGGAGCAGGCGGAGCGGGTGCTTCCCCCAATCGAATATGCGGCGAGGGCGCAGCAGGTCGCCGAAGGTGCGGATGCCCTGGTCATCGTCACCGAGTGGGAAGAATTCCGGGGGCTGGACCTCGACAGGATTGCAAAGACGATGCGCGGCCGCGTGCTGGTCGACCTCCGCAACGTCTACGAGCGCGACGAGGCCGAGCGGGCAGGAATGACCTATTTCGCGATCGGCCGTCCGGCGGGATCATCGGCGCCGCTTCGAGTAGCCGCGGAATAG
- a CDS encoding MBL fold metallo-hydrolase, protein MSDDRAIEISAEQVRRALAGDAPRPEVTCFFNEPTFTATYVIADPSTGRAAIIDSVLDFDQPSGRTSTESADEIIAFVELKGLTIDWLLETHAHADHLSAAPYLQEKLGGKIAIGRDISAVQEVFGRVFNEGTQFPRDGSQFDHLFGDGDSFSVGDVAAIALHVPGHTPADVAYVIGDSAFVGDTMFMPDYGTARADFPGGDAHQLYRSIRRLMKLPDETRVFLCHDYKALPNRTHFAWETTIGAQRTGNVHVHEGVTEDAFVAMRTARDATLDMPHLILPSVQVNMRAGHLPEPEENGTRYLKLPLDLL, encoded by the coding sequence ATGTCGGACGACCGGGCGATCGAGATTTCGGCTGAGCAGGTGCGGCGGGCGCTCGCCGGTGACGCACCGCGGCCCGAGGTCACCTGCTTCTTCAACGAGCCGACCTTCACCGCGACCTATGTCATCGCCGATCCCTCCACCGGCCGTGCGGCGATCATCGACAGCGTGCTCGATTTCGACCAGCCGTCGGGCCGCACCTCGACTGAGTCCGCTGACGAGATAATCGCATTCGTCGAGCTAAAGGGGCTCACGATAGACTGGCTGCTCGAAACCCACGCTCACGCCGACCACCTCTCTGCCGCTCCCTACTTGCAGGAAAAGCTCGGCGGAAAGATCGCCATCGGCCGGGACATCAGCGCCGTCCAGGAAGTCTTCGGAAGGGTGTTCAACGAAGGCACGCAATTCCCGCGTGACGGATCTCAGTTCGACCATCTGTTTGGCGACGGCGACAGCTTCAGCGTCGGAGACGTTGCGGCGATCGCCCTGCACGTCCCCGGCCACACGCCGGCCGACGTGGCCTATGTCATCGGCGATTCCGCGTTCGTCGGCGACACCATGTTCATGCCGGACTACGGTACAGCCCGTGCTGATTTCCCGGGCGGCGACGCCCACCAGCTGTACCGGTCGATACGCCGGCTGATGAAGCTTCCTGACGAAACCCGCGTGTTCCTTTGCCATGACTACAAGGCGCTTCCCAATCGAACCCACTTTGCCTGGGAAACGACGATCGGCGCTCAACGGACTGGCAACGTCCACGTCCATGAAGGAGTCACCGAGGATGCCTTCGTCGCGATGCGCACCGCCCGTGACGCCACGCTCGACATGCCGCACCTGATCCTTCCCTCAGTGCAGGTGAACATGCGCGCAGGCCACCTTCCGGAGCCCGAGGAGAACGGCACGCGCTACCTCAAGCTTCCGCTCGACCTGTTGTGA
- a CDS encoding amidase, producing MIRDRVEAALERIGDPAGEGARTFLTVYHGTARAEADAADKRARDDSSLGPLDGVIVSIKDLFDVAGEPTRAGSRILEDSAPAKEDAAVVRRLRDAGAVIVGKTNMSELAFTGVGANPHYGTPGNPADRARVPGGSSSGAAVAVADGMCEISIGTDTGGSTRIPAALCGLVGFKPSKYRIPTDGAFPLSQTLDSVGPIARSVEDCAKADAVLAGEEPWSLQPDAVEGLKLGIAGGLPLRDLDDTVARKFMETLSMLGRAGAKLAEVETPLFEDMAAVNATATIATVEAYQLHRERLAARGDEIDPFIRTRIEMGAAVPPAGYREMLHTRAGLAQAMDELLAGFDALVLPTTPIVAPTMAEVSSVDEFRRKNRLLLRNTEIANFFDLCAISLPMAGDGLPAGFMLFARRGADLKLFRMAAAIERELA from the coding sequence TTGATTCGTGACCGCGTCGAAGCCGCGCTTGAACGCATTGGTGATCCGGCCGGGGAGGGCGCCCGCACCTTCCTGACGGTCTATCACGGAACCGCCCGCGCCGAAGCTGACGCCGCCGACAAACGAGCCCGAGACGACTCCAGCCTCGGCCCGCTCGACGGCGTCATCGTCAGCATCAAGGACCTATTTGATGTCGCTGGCGAGCCGACCCGGGCGGGATCGCGCATCTTGGAAGATTCGGCGCCGGCCAAAGAAGATGCGGCGGTAGTTCGCCGGCTTCGCGACGCGGGCGCCGTCATCGTCGGCAAGACGAACATGTCGGAACTCGCCTTCACCGGGGTCGGCGCGAACCCGCATTACGGGACGCCCGGCAATCCTGCGGACCGGGCGAGGGTGCCCGGCGGGTCCTCATCCGGCGCCGCCGTCGCTGTTGCCGACGGCATGTGCGAGATTTCGATCGGCACCGACACGGGCGGATCGACGCGAATCCCGGCGGCCTTGTGCGGCCTGGTCGGGTTCAAGCCGAGCAAATACCGGATCCCGACCGACGGAGCATTTCCGCTCTCGCAAACGCTCGACTCCGTCGGTCCCATTGCGCGAAGCGTCGAGGATTGCGCGAAGGCCGACGCGGTCCTGGCGGGCGAAGAGCCCTGGTCGCTTCAACCGGATGCCGTTGAGGGTCTCAAGCTTGGGATTGCAGGCGGGTTGCCGCTTCGAGACCTCGACGACACGGTCGCCAGGAAGTTCATGGAGACGCTCTCGATGCTCGGACGGGCCGGGGCAAAGCTCGCGGAAGTGGAGACCCCGCTTTTCGAAGACATGGCCGCCGTCAACGCGACGGCCACGATCGCGACGGTTGAGGCCTATCAGCTCCATCGCGAGCGGCTGGCGGCGCGCGGGGACGAGATCGATCCGTTCATCAGGACCCGTATCGAGATGGGGGCGGCTGTGCCGCCGGCGGGCTACCGAGAGATGCTCCACACCCGGGCAGGGCTTGCCCAGGCGATGGACGAACTTCTTGCCGGCTTCGACGCCTTGGTCCTGCCGACGACGCCTATCGTCGCACCAACGATGGCCGAGGTCTCGTCTGTCGACGAATTCCGGCGCAAGAACCGGCTTCTCCTGCGCAATACGGAGATCGCCAATTTCTTCGATCTTTGCGCGATTTCGCTGCCCATGGCCGGCGACGGCCTGCCCGCGGGCTTCATGCTTTTCGCGCGGCGCGGAGCCGACCTGAAGCTATTCCGGATGGCGGCCGCGATCGAGCGCGAACTCGCTTAG